Proteins co-encoded in one Podospora pseudoanserina strain CBS 124.78 chromosome 7 map unlocalized CBS124.78p_7, whole genome shotgun sequence genomic window:
- a CDS encoding uncharacterized protein (EggNog:ENOG503P5W7; COG:S): protein MPSSSSSAHEPKLLHFTPVPPGYSHVPKGNIYITKNCRLLTHAAKQPLYVVVDKRNRTLGIRCPDRIYRQVLSSYHETAPKRAQAVQKRDALIEDKFEAIILKLFPKTPKESIPVIVKHAVKKRSGRVGRSTKIGELEDKVMLAVRAHIRHVHTDYEMLLREGVNREEARQRVWERVNEVANKWGATTGSLFRKRADSARGKTVSRDRPTGAAPETGKKRPHRPVMTKRVQVTAPETASPLDQSVTEPPGRKQKKRRGRYTRFLERKARGGVMAISPDGVRVTRRMARQSLENSSAEANDGVEVIEISSDEDGDEDGDENGDVLEDDPIKVFIVDNDDEEALAVFSVDEDTSDNDYESDDSGWSGKS, encoded by the coding sequence atgccttcttcctcaagtAGCGCCCACGAGCCGAAACTTTTACACTTTACCCCTGTTCCACCTGGGTATAGCCACGTCCCAAAAGGCAACATCTACATTACCAAAAACTGCCGGTTACTTACCCATGCCGCCAAACAACCTTTATATGTCGTTGTTGATAAGCGCAATCGAACCCTCGGAATTCGCTGTCCAGATCGCATTTACCGCCAAGTGCTCTCCTCCTATCACGAAACCGCACCCAAGCGAGCCCAGGCGGTACAGAAGCGGGACGCGCTGATCGAAGATAAGTTCGAGGCTATCATCCTCAAATTATTCCCCAAGACACCAAAAGAGTCGATCCCGGTCATCGTCAAGCATGCCGTCAAGAAGAGAAGCGGGAGAGTGGGTAGGAGCACAAAGATAGGAGAGTTGGAGGACAAGGTCATGCTGGCCGTGCGAGCACATATCAGGCATGTTCACACAGACTACGAAATGTTGTTGAGAGAAGGTGTGAACAGGGAGGAGGCCAGGCAAAGGGTTTGGGAGAGAGTCAATGAGGTCGCAAACAAGTGGGGGGCTACCACGGGAAGCCTCTTCCGAAAGAGGGCAGATAGCGCAAGGGGCAAAACGGTGAGTAGGGATAGGCCGACTGGAGCAGCACCAGAgacggggaagaagaggccaCATCGCCCAGTCATGACAAAGAGGGTACAGGTCACTGCTCCGGAAACAGCCTCGCCACTAGACCAGAGTGTGACAGAGCCACCAGGAAGGAAGCAAAAGaagcggagggggagataCACCCGGTTCCTGGAAAGGAAGGCGAGGGGCGGTGTTATGGCGATTTCACCAGACGGGGTGCGCGTGACACGGCGAATGGCGAGACAGTCCTTGGAAAATTCCAGCGCGGAAGCAAACGATGGAGTCGAGGTTATAGAAATCTCTTcggacgaggatggcgacgaggatggcgacgAGAATGGCGATGTTTTGGAAGACGACCCCATTAAGGTCTTCATCGTTGAtaacgacgacgaggaagctTTGGCTGTTTTCTCTGTCGATGAAGACACAAGCGACAATGACTATGAGAGCGATGACAGTGGCTGGAGTGGGAAGTCTTGA
- the ZRT2 gene encoding low-affinity Zn(2+) transporter zrt2 (COG:P; EggNog:ENOG503NURW), with amino-acid sequence MCPSVNLEREGWSNHTMQRSELLLRDEAPAPSCVGTLSSRDDLGLRIASVFIILLGSAVGALLPVWLARSSKLRVPKLCFFVAKYFGTGVIIATAFMHLLSPASDNFRDECLEHILPEYDWAMGIGLATVMVMFLLEILVSRFDFGFHSSHGHQEPPETLMVDSAALRPVSSRLRMHGRELVPSSSPSGSPSPVASSIEGGMCGKHQIPVLRHEVSYPPGGENHLGHLRDHIEGDEHPNFAGQMTALFILEFGVIFHSIFIGLTLAVTENFTVLFVVLVFHQTFEGLGLGARLATATWPPDARRWTPYVLGTVYALSTPLAIGIGLIASKSMSLEATTSKIVNGVFDAISGGILLYTGLVELLAHEFMFNPEMRKAGLQMQLCAYGCVFMGVFVMALLAKWA; translated from the coding sequence atGTGCCCGTCGGTAAACCTCGAAAGAGAAGGCTGGTCAAATCACACAATGCAGCGCTCGGAGCTGTTACTCAGAGATGAAGCGCCAGCGCCTAGCTGTGTAGGCACACTGTCGAGCAGAGATGATCTGGGATTGCGTATCGCCTCCGTCTTTATCATTCTACTTGGCTCTGCCGTCGGTGCGCTTTTGCCAGTatggttggcgaggagctcCAAACTGCGCGTACCCAAGCTTTGCTTCTTCGTCGCCAAGTATTTTGGTACAGGAGTCATCATTGCAACCGCTTTCATGCATCTCCTCTCGCCAGCGTCCGATAACTTCCGGGATGAATGTCTTGAGCACATTCTTCCAGAGTATGATTGGGCTATGGGGATCGGTCTGGCAACCGTGATGGTCATGTTTCTCCTCGAAATACTCGTTTCACGCTTCGATTTCGGCTTTCACTCTTCACATGGGCACCAGGAACCCCCCGAGACACTCATGGTGGATAGTGCTGCACTGCGCCCGGTCAGCAGCCGCTTGCGAATGCACGGCCGAGAACTTGTCCCATCCAGCAGCCCAAGCGGAAGCCCCTCGCCAGTGGCCAGCAGCATCGAAGGTGGAATGTGTGGTAAACACCAAATCCCAGTGTTGCGCCACGAAGTCAGTTACCCGCCTGGGGGGGAGAACCACCTGGGCCATTTACGAGATCATATCGAGGGCGACGAGCATCCCAACTTTGCGGGGCAGATGACGGCCCTGTTTATCCTCGAGTTTGGTGTCATATTTCATTCCATCTTCATTGGTTTGACCCTCGCCGTCACAGAAAACTTTACTGTGCTTTTTGTTGTGCTGGTATTCCACCAGACCTTTGAGGGTCTTGGCTTGGGTGCTCGCCTTGCAACGGCAACATGGCCTCCGGACGCTAGAAGATGGACGCCATATGTTCTCGGGACTGTTTACGCTCTTAGCACCCCTCTGGCCATCGGTATCGGGCTTATAGCGAGCAAGTCGATGTCACTGGAAGCTACCACCAGCAAGATTGTCAATGGTGTGTTTGATGCAATCAGTGGCGGCATCCTTCTGTACACTGGCCTCGTCGAGCTACTGGCTCACGAATTCATGTTCAACCCCGAGATGCGCAAGGCCGGTTTGCAAATGCAACTGTGCGCGTATGGTTGTGTGTTTATGGGCGTTTTCGTCATGGCTCTCCTGGCAAAATGGGCTTGA
- the MDM10 gene encoding Mitochondrial distribution and morphology protein 10 (BUSCO:EOG09262TUR; COG:U; EggNog:ENOG503P05I), with the protein MREFMQYVRNAFYGATGWSEDNSYKDLNVTARELIDFPLPRGIRLSLSSLATPHFATSYQLCNVGVVDGSISYLHSSVPLAAVPAQSDKIPLGALMRSYRGLHQLGSRGGTPWSWETGPQIGTIPQVPAVADMGQVPNKDKSSLLYGRLYLPQSLLEAMVIKRFSPALQVQISAVSEQSLRNGGTMLSVVQYDRGKYGVEGLYSTDGGLLGLRGLYNFGGDASVAVMGSQNGTGSPESTEKERIYGRFSAGGEMYYGTLNKSGGMSLGARFATLPTHKGTPLTATLTINPLMGNINTTYAVLAKDFLAMATRMEFNAYSYESDWAVGLELWSNRRPAGFLLGAEPSLDLESDQPELPSKKERSFQAKMEWRLDDPEPEPEPVKIAEKPTEGKEEYLGVFKARLSSNLDLGLVWEGRAKSLIFSLGTGVDLQRLGEPFRSLGLEVQYSS; encoded by the exons ATGCGGGAGTTTATGCAGTATGTCAGAAATGCCTTCTACGGTGCTACAGGATGGAGCGAGGATAACTCCTACAAGGACTTGAACGTGACAGCAAGAG AACTGATTGATTTCCCGCTGCCTCGAGGAATTCGCTTGAGCCTTTCTTCCCTTGCCACGCCACACTTCGCAACCAGCTATCAACTCTGCAATGTAGGCGTCGTAGACGGCTCGATATCATACCTCCACAGCTCGGTCCCCCTGGCTGCCGTTCCTGCCCAGTCCGACAAAATACCGCTAGGGGCTCTTATGAGATCCTATCGCGGGCTGCATCAGCTCGGCTCACGAGGAGGAACACCATGGTCGTGGGAAACTGGTCCTCAGATAGGGACAATCCCCCAGGTACCTGCTGTTGCGGATATGGGTCAAGTCCCGAATAAGGACAAGAGCTCGCTGTTGTATGGTCGGCTGTATCTCCCACAGTCGCTGCTTGAGGCCATGGTAATCAAGCGGTTCAGTCCGGCGCTGCAGGTTCAGATATCGGCTGTCAGTGAACAGTCTTTGCGGAACGGAGGTACAATGCTGAGCGTCGTTCAATACGACCGGGGGAAATACGGAGTCGAGGGGCTTTACTCGACCGACGgagggcttcttggcctgaGAGGATTGTATAATTTCGGTGGGGATGCTTCCGTAGCTGTGATGGGTTCCCAAAATGGGACGGGCAGTCCAGAATCCACGGAGAAGGAGCGAATTTATGGCCGCTTCAGCGCTGGAGGAGAAATGTACTATGGGACCTTGAACAAGTCTGGAGGCATGTCCTTGGGTGCACGTTTCGCAACTCTACCCACGCACAAAGGGACGCCGCTGACAGCGACACTTACTATCAACCCGCTCATGGgaaacatcaacaccacataTGCCGTGCTGGCGAAGGACTTTCTTGCCATGGCGACACGGATGGAGTTTAACGCGTATAGCTACGAGAGTGATTGGGCTGTCGGCTTAGAGCTATGGAGCAACCGACGACCAGCCGGTTTCCTGCTTGGTGCCGAGCCcagccttgatcttgaatCCGACCAGCCCGAACTTCCGAGCAAAAAGGAGAGAAGTTTCCAGGCAAAGATGGAATGGCGGCTAGACGACCCTGAACCCGAACCCGAACCCgtcaagattgccgagaAACCAACAGAGGGTAAAGAGGAATACCTGGGCGTGTTCAAGGCCCGGCTCAGTTCCAACCTCGATCTGGGCTTGGTCTGGGAGGGTCGGGCCAAATCACTGATCTTCAGCCTCGGAACTGGTGTGGATTTGCAAAGGTTAGGCGAGCCGTTCCGAAGCTTGGGATTGGAAGTGCAATACTCTTCTTGA
- the SCD1 gene encoding Scytalone dehydratase (COG:E; EggNog:ENOG503P16B), with the protein MAQQKKQQITFEDYLGVTEAAFEWADSYDSKDWDRLRRCIAPTLRIDYRSFLDKIWEAMPAEEFISMISDKSVLGNPLLRTQHFIGGASKWEKVSDDEIIGYHQLRVPHQVYTDSSLSKVEVKGHAHSHNTHYYKKVNGVWKFAGLNPNIRWFEYDFDKVFASGRDNFGEH; encoded by the exons ATGGCCCAacagaagaagcagcagatcACCTTTGAGG ATTACCTCGGTGTGACTGAGGCTGCGTTTGAGTGGGCTGACAGCTACGACTCCAAGGACTGGGACCGTCTGCGAAGATGCATTGCTCCCACCCTGCGG ATTGACTACCGGTCGTTCCTCGACAAGATCTGGGAGGCCATGCCGGCCGAGGAGTTCATCAGCATGATTTCGGACAAGTCAGTGTTGGGCAACCCCCTTCTGCGCACGCAGCACTTCATTGGCGGTGCCAGCAAGTGGGAGAAAGTGTCCGACGACGAGATTATTGGCTACCATCAGCTCCGCGTGCCGCACCAAGTCTACACAGACTCGTCCCTGTCCAAGGTGGAGGTCAAGGGCCACGCCCACAGCCACAACACTCACTACTACAAGAAGGTCAATGGCGTGTGGAAGTTTGCCGGGCTGAACCCCAACATCCGGTGGTTCGAGTATGATTTTGACAAGGTGTTTGCAAGTGGTCGCGACAACTTTGGTGAGCACTGA
- a CDS encoding uncharacterized protein (COG:C; CAZy:AA7; EggNog:ENOG503NX27): MPLACAGFIDVYQGLVPYVGPRSSLISVRIAEKLFIRAGGRSPKLKMHLSFATSITLVSLAAANPLSNRLAKRAAIDDCLRTANVPVDAPNSNDWRADSNPFNQRLKYTPVAIAVPTTVAQVQAAVSCAAKVKVKVNPKSGGHSYASFGLGGEDGHFVVQLDRMNAVTYDSATEIATVQAGARLGRVATALYNNGKRAFSHGTCPGVGVAGHSLHGGFGFSSHTYGLAVDAIVGATVVLADSSVVETSQTENPHIFWALRGAGSNFGIVTSLKFKTFAAPSQVTVFAINLPWTNASAIVQGWSIIQDWLKAEMPKEMNGRILGNRMQTQIQGLYHGTQAQLRTAIQPLLTKLNAQISQQQQYDWMGAFSYYTYGQQVDVSRPYNLVETFYSKSLVTPALPSNVLQNVANYWIQKAMSNNRNWFIIIDLYGGANSAITKVASNATAYAFRDPNNHLFLYEFYDRVNFGSYPSNGFEFLDGWVKSFTDGLTTDQWGMYINYADPTMNRTMAQDVYYRKNLPKLRALKTELDPTELFYYPQAIQPV, from the exons ATGCCCCTTGCATGTGCGGGGTTCATAGATGTATATCAAGGGCTGGTGCCATACGTTGGCCCTCGTTCAAGCTTGATATCTGTTCGAATCGCAGAAAAGCTTTTCATCAGAGCAGGCGGGCGCAGTCCGAAGCTGAAAATGCATCTCTCGTTTGCTACATCGATTAccttggtgagcttggctgCTGCCAACCCCCTATCGAACCGCTTGGCCAAGCGAGCAGCTATCGATGATTGTCTGCGAACTGCCAATGTGCCTGTTGACGCACCCAACTCGAACGACTGGAGGGCCGAttccaaccccttcaaccaaAGACTCAAATATACACCAGTTGCCATCGCAGTCCCGACCACGGTTGCGCAGGTGCAGGCTGCTGTTTCATGTGCTGCCAAAGTTAAGGTCAAAGTCAACCCCAAGTCTGGTGGACATAGCTATGCATCCTttgggcttggtggtgaagatggccaCTTCGTGGTGCAGCTGGATCGTATGAACGCTGTCACGTATGACTCGGCAACGGAGATCGCAACCGTCCAAGCCGGTGCTCGTCTTGGCCGCGTCGCGACAGCTCTCTATAACAACGGCAAAAGAGCGTTCAGTCACGGAACATGTCCAGG tgttggggttgctgggcaCTCTCTGCATGGAGGTTTTGGATTCAGCTCTCACACCTACGGCTTGGCCGTCGACGCCATTGTTGGAGCAACCGTGGTGCTCGCGGACTCAAGCGTGGTCGAAACATCCCAAACTGAAAATCCTCACATCTTCTGGGCGCTGCGTGGTGCCGGGTCCAATTTTGGAATCGTGACGAGTCTCAAGTTCAAAACATTTGCCGCCCCTTCGCAGGTCACGGTTTTTGCCATCAACCTGCCATGGACTAATGCGAGTGCTATTGTACAAGGCTGGTCCATCATTCAAGACTGGCTCAAGGCCGAGATGCCCAAGGAGATGAACGGTCGTATCCTTGGAAACCGCATGCAGACACAGATCCAGGGCCTTTACCACGGTACCCAGGCTCAACTCCGGACGGCGATTCAACCCCttctcaccaagctcaatGCACAGAtctctcagcaacagcagtaTGATTGGATGGGTGCATTCTCCTACTACACCTATGGTCAGCAGGTGGATGTTTCGCGTCCTTACAACTTG GTTGAGACATTCTACAGCAAGAGTCTAGTCACGCCCGCCTTACCCAGTAATGTACTGCAAAACGTTGCCAACTACTGGATCCAAAAAGCTATGTCCAACAATCGTAACtggttcatcatcatcgatcTATATGGCGGTGCCAACTCGGCCATCACAAAGGTGGCCAGCAATGCAACGGCCTATGCGTTTCGCGACCCCAACAATCACCTTTTTCTTTACGAGTTTTACGACCGTGTAAACTTCGGCTCCTACCCATCAAATGGGTTTGAATTCCTAGACGGCTGGGTCAAGAGTTTCACCGATGGGCTCACCACAGACCAATGGGGAATGTACATCAACTACGCCGACCCGACTATGAATCGAACCATGGCGCAGGATGTCTACTACAGAAAGAACCTGCCGAAGCTGAGAGCGCTCAAGACAGAGCTTGATCCCACCGAGCTCTTTTACTACCCACAGGCTATTCAGCCCGTTTGA